From Cheilinus undulatus linkage group 18, ASM1832078v1, whole genome shotgun sequence, the proteins below share one genomic window:
- the LOC121526710 gene encoding beta-mannosidase-like, with protein MKVYRKGCFCIFYILLCLCFGVLSLTVSLNGKWSLSNSNGSLSLPAEVPGCVHTALQNQGFIQDPYFRFNDLSYRWIALDNWTYTTTFTLSDDLRSKQKVQLVFDGVDTVASIFLNGVSVGETDNMFCRYEFSVRNLLNDEDNVLKVGLSSPALYASERRKAHSAYSVPPECPPDVQKGECHVNFIRKEQSSFSWDWGPSFPTMGLWKEVRLEAFDVLQLIQVSSVPLYNPVLSQWTVLVELLVDSLQTLKGQVTLSIPELDLKETLSMQFLSGKTKNSFTLPVNTSREVKLWWPNGHGDQPFYHLTIRGFQDGFLILNTESKVYFRTVELVQEPIVGSPGLSFYFRINGKPIFLKGSNWIPAHSFQDRVTPAVLRNLLQSAVDANMNALRVWGGGVYEQDLFYSICDELGIMVWQDFMFACAMYPTDDDFIRTVREEVIQQVQRLKSHPSIIIWSGNNENEAALATGWFNITFSQKPMYLKDYVMLYVNNIRAIVQEEDQSRPFLVSSPTNGAESEQEGWVAENPYDPHYGDTHFYNYEDDCWDWRNFPRTRFASEYGFQSWPSFSTLQPVSAKEDWSYSSDFSSHRQHHKDGTQQMLLQAALHYNLPNSTDALKRYTDTLYITQVMQAQCVKTQTEFYRRSQSEIIKGKGHTMGALYWQLNEIWQAPSWSSIEFGGKWKMLHYFAQDFFANILPVGFEDGDTLFIYAVSDLREDLKLRAVVTVYSWTDFDPVCILKSDLLLVPGSSAAVIFKQSVATLLAGCGHCSRLTCLLTFHLEDSSGGQRGPTNHHFLSSPKDARGLQRPNITATVQEDESGGFSVTLHSDSVAPFVWLDVDNVPGRFSSNGFLMVTRNRTVSFNAWRPTGISELSETLSITSLRDVY; from the exons ATGAAAGTCTACAGAAAAggctgtttttgtattttttatattttattgtgtttatgttttggagttttatcGTTAACAGTGAGTTTAAACGGTAAATGGAGTCTGTCAAACTCCAATGGTTCACTGTCACTGCCTGCTGAGGTCCCAGGATGTGTTCATACAGCTCTACAGAACCAGGGATTCATCCAG GACCCGTATTTCAGGTTTAATGACCTGTCCTATCGATGGATTGCCCTCGACAATTGGACATATACGACAACTTTTACTCTCTCTGATGATCTGAG ATCCAAGCAGAAGGTGCAGCTTGTCTTTGACGGCGTCGACACTGTAGCATCGATTTTTCTCAATGGAGTCTCTGTCGGGGAGACAGACAACATGTTCTGCAGATAT gAGTTCTCAGTCAGAAACCTGCTGAATGACGAAGACAATGTGCTGAAAGTCGGCCTGTCGTCTCCGGCTCTTTACGCGTCTGAGCGGAGGAAAGCTCATTCAGCGTACAGCGTTCCTCCTGAGTGTCCTCCAGACGTCCAGAAAGGAGAATGTCACGTCAACTTCATCAGAAAA GAGCAGAGCTCGTTCAGCTGGGACTGGGGTCCCTCGTTCCCGACGATGGGACTGTGGAAGGAAGTTCGACTGGAGGCATTCGATGTCCTGCAGCTCATCCAGGTCTCATCTGTTCCTCTTTACA ACCCTGTTCTCTCTCAGTGGACTGTCCTGGTTGAGCTTCTTGTGGATTCACTTCAGACATTAAAAGGTCAGGTCACACTCTCCATACCAGAGCTGGACTTAAAGGAGACCCTCAGCATGCAGTTTCTATCAGGAAAGACCAAAAACAGCTTCACCTTACCTGTAAATACG aGCAGGGAAGTGAAGCTGTGGTGGCCCAATGGACACGGTGACCAACCCTTCTACCATCTCACCATCAGAGGCTTCCAGGATGGATTTCTGATCTTGAATACAGAGTCTAAG GTGTATTTTCGCACAGTAGAACTCGTCCAGGAGCCGATCGTTGGGTCTCCAGGTTTGAGCTTTTATTTCCGCATCAATGGGAAACCAATTTTCCTCAAAGGCTCCAACTGGATCCCGGCCCACTCCTTCCAGGACCGTGTCACCCCCGCTGT TTTGAGAAACTTGTTGCAGTCGGCCGTCGATGCGAACATGAACGCTCTCAGAGTCTGGGGAGGAGGCGTGTACGAACAGGATCTCTTCTACAGCATCTGTGACGAGCTGGGAATCATG GTTTGGCAGGACTTCATGTTTGCCTGCGCCATGTATCCCACCGACGACGACTTCATCCGCACTGTGAGAGAGGAGGTCATCCAACAG GTCCAGCGTCTAAAATCTCACCCCTCTATTATCATCTGGAGTGGAAACAATGAAAACGAAGCAGCTCTGGCGACAGGCTGGTTCAACATCACCTTTTCCCAGAAGCCGATGTACCTGAAGGACTACGTGATGCTGTACGTGAACAACATCAGAGCGATAGTACAAGAG GAGGATCAGAGTCGTCCGTTCCTCGTCTCCAGTCCCACAAACGGGGCAGAATCAGAGCAGGAGGGCTGGGTGGCAGAGAATCCCTACGACCCCCACTACGGAGACACACATTTCTACAACTATGAGGACGACTGCTGGGATTGGAGGAATTTCCCTCGAACACGATTCGCCTCCGAGTACGGCTTCCAGTCCTGGCCATCTTTCTCCACCCTGCAGCCA GTGTCTGCTAAAGAGGACTGGAGCTACAGCAGTGATTTCTCCTCCCATCGTCAGCACCACAAGGACGGCACCCAGCAGATGTTACTGCAGGCTGCTTTACACTACAACTTGCCCAACTCCACAGATGCTCTGAAAAGATACACAGACACTCTCTACATCACTCAG GTCATGCAGGCTCAGTGTGTTAAGACCCAGACCGAGTTTTACCGGAGGAGTCAGAGTGAGATCATCAAAGGGAAAGGCCACACGATGGGCGCCCTCTACTGGCAGCTTAATGAAATTTGGCAGGCTCCTTCCTGGTCATCTATCG agtttggtgGAAAGTGGAAAATGCTGCACTATTTTGCCCAGGACTTCTTCGCCAACATCCTTCCTGTGGGCTTCGAGGACGGTGACACGCTGTTCATCTACGCCGTCTCAGACCTGAGAGAAGACCTGAAGCTCAGAGCTGTG GTGACGGTGTACTCATGGACTGATTTTGATCCAGTTTGCATCCTGAAGTCAGATCTGCTCCTTGTTCCcggcagcagtgctgcagttatttttaaacagtcagTCGCCACCCTGCTGGCAGGATGTGGACACTGCAGCCGCCTCACCTGCCTGCTCACCTTTCACTTGGAGGACAGCAGCGGGGGGCAGAGAGGTCCAACCAACCACCACTTCCTGTCCTCACCTAAAGACGCTCGGGGTCTCCAGAGACCAAACATCACT GCCACAGTTCAGGAGGATGAATCAGGAGGATTCTCTGTGACTCTTCACTCTGACTCAGTGGCTCCCTTCGTCTGGCTTGATGTGGATAACGTCCCGGGACGCTTCAGCTCTAACGGCTTCCTGATGGTCACCAGAAACAGGACGGTCAGTTTTAATGCCTGGCGTCCCACCGGCATCTCAGAACTCTCAGAAACCCTCAGCATCACCTCTTTAAGAGACGTTTACTGA
- the LOC121526657 gene encoding ubiquitin-conjugating enzyme E2 D3-like codes for MAMKRINKELSDLSRDPPAQCSAGPVGDDMFHWQATIMGPVDSPYQGGVFFLTIHFPTDYPFKPPKVAFTTRIYHPNINSNGSICLDILRSQWSPALTISKVLLSICSLLTDPNPDDPLVPEIARLYKTDTQKYQSMAKEWTNKYAM; via the exons atgGCTATGAAAAGGATCAACAAG GAGCTCAGCGATTTATCTCGTGACCCTCCAGCACAGTGCTCAGCCGGCCCAGTGGGAGATGACA TGTTTCACTGGCAAGCCACAATCATGGGGCCT GTTGACAGTCCATATCAGGGAGGAGTTTTCTTCTTGACAATTCATTTTCCAACAGACTACCCCTTCAAACCACCCAAG GTTGCATTTACAACAAGAATTTACCACCCAAACATCAACAGTAACGGCAGTATCTGTCTGGATATTCTCAGATCACAGTGGTCTCCAGCACTTACTATTTCAAAAG TACTTCTCTCCATTTGCTCACTCCTAACTGACCCAAACCCAGACGACCCATTGGTGCCAGAGATTGCACGATTATACAAAACAGATACCCAGAA ATACCAGTCAATGGCAAAAGAATGGACAAACAAATACGCAATGTGA